From Streptomyces sp. NBC_01460, a single genomic window includes:
- a CDS encoding class I SAM-dependent methyltransferase has product MSQEIYESEPEATRREAGDPESSRASRGWWDRNADEYQSDHGAFLGDDRFVWGPEGLDEAEAALLGPAGELKGLDVLEIGAGAAQCSRWLAARGARPVALDLSHRQLQHALRIGGGVPLVQADAGRLPFRDGSFDLACSAYGAVPFVADPVQVFREVHRVLRPGGRWVFSVTHPIRWAFPDEPGPEGLSVSASYFDRVPYVEQDENGDAVYVEHHRTLGDRVRDVVAGGFRLTDLVEPEWPAWNDQEWGGWSPLRGNLIPGTAIFVCERDPRSS; this is encoded by the coding sequence ATGAGCCAAGAGATCTACGAGTCCGAACCCGAGGCGACCCGGCGCGAAGCCGGTGACCCGGAGAGCAGCCGGGCGAGCCGCGGCTGGTGGGACCGGAACGCCGACGAGTACCAGAGCGACCACGGGGCCTTCCTCGGGGACGACCGCTTCGTCTGGGGCCCGGAGGGCCTCGACGAGGCCGAGGCCGCCCTGCTGGGCCCGGCCGGGGAGCTGAAGGGCCTCGACGTCCTGGAGATCGGCGCGGGCGCCGCCCAGTGCTCGCGCTGGCTCGCCGCCCGGGGCGCCCGCCCGGTGGCCCTGGACCTCTCCCACCGCCAGCTCCAGCACGCCCTGCGCATCGGCGGGGGCGTGCCCCTCGTGCAGGCGGACGCGGGGCGGCTCCCCTTCCGGGACGGCTCCTTCGACCTGGCCTGCTCCGCCTACGGCGCGGTGCCCTTCGTCGCCGACCCCGTCCAGGTCTTCCGCGAGGTGCACCGGGTGCTGCGGCCCGGGGGCCGCTGGGTCTTCTCGGTGACCCACCCGATCCGCTGGGCGTTCCCCGACGAGCCGGGGCCGGAGGGGCTCTCCGTCTCCGCCTCCTACTTCGACCGCGTGCCGTACGTGGAACAGGACGAGAACGGCGACGCGGTGTACGTGGAGCACCACAGGACGCTGGGCGACCGGGTGCGGGACGTCGTGGCGGGCGGCTTCCGGCTGACGGACCTCGTGGAGCCCGAGTGGCCGGCCTGGAACGACCAGGAGTGGGGCGGCTGGTCCCCGCTGCGCGGCAACCTGATCCCCGGCACCGCGATCTTCGTGTGTGAGCGGGACCCCCGCTCGTCGTGA
- the hrpB gene encoding ATP-dependent helicase HrpB, with amino-acid sequence MIRTDALAQLPVRTAVPALERALDERGAAVLCAPPGTGKTTLVPLVLAGLTGGGPVRRVLVAEPRRIAARAAARRMAWLLGERTGDRVGFTVRGERAVGPDTVVEVVTTGVLLQRLQRDQELAGVDVVIIDECHERHLDADTAAAFLLDVRGTIRPELRLVAASATTDAEGWARLLGDAPVVEAHGVSHPVETVWAPPAGTVRPPHGMRVDPALLTHVAAVVRRALAERDGDVLCFLPGVGEIGRVAGRLAGVDAEVLQVHGRAPAAVQDAVLAGSSERRRVVLATSVAESSLTVPGVRVVVDSGLAREPRTDHARGLSALTTVRASRAAGRQRAGRAGREAPGAVYRCWEEAEDGRLAAFPSPEIKVADLAAFALQAACWGDPDASGLALLDPPPAGAMGAAREVLGAVGAVDGAGRATARGVRMSRLGLHPRLARALLDGADEVGGRRAAEVVALLSEEPPREYGDDLAHALRTARRGGDGYAARWRQEVRRLSQSLGSPKKDTAAGPDDAAAGLVAALAFPERVARARGEGTFLMASGTGAELRDGSRLRSAPWLAVAVADRPAHAASARVRLAAVIDEGTALLAAGHLRFSGEEVRWAGGDVVARSVDRLGAVELSVRALRGPAPGLVRGALLEGLRREGPGLLRWTRDGEQLRLRLAFLHRVLGAPWPDVSDGALLARADEWLEPELSRAARRSDLARIDAGQAVRRLLPWATGDAGRLDELAPERIQVPSGSRIRVEYGGEQPVLAVKLQELFGLRETPRVAGVPVLVHLLSPAGRPAAVTADLASFWREGYKGVRAELRGRYPKHPWPEDPTTTEATRFTSARLRRD; translated from the coding sequence GTGATCCGTACCGACGCCCTGGCCCAGCTGCCCGTCCGCACCGCCGTGCCCGCCCTGGAGCGGGCGCTCGACGAGCGGGGGGCGGCCGTGCTCTGCGCACCGCCCGGGACCGGCAAGACGACCCTCGTGCCCCTGGTGCTCGCCGGGCTGACCGGCGGCGGGCCGGTGCGCCGGGTGCTCGTCGCCGAGCCCCGCAGGATCGCCGCGCGGGCGGCGGCACGGCGCATGGCGTGGCTCCTCGGCGAGCGGACGGGTGACCGGGTCGGCTTCACGGTGCGCGGTGAGCGGGCGGTGGGGCCGGACACGGTGGTGGAGGTCGTGACCACCGGGGTGCTCCTCCAGCGGCTGCAGCGTGACCAGGAGCTGGCCGGGGTCGACGTGGTGATCATCGACGAGTGCCACGAACGCCATCTGGACGCGGACACGGCCGCGGCGTTCCTCCTCGACGTCCGCGGGACGATCAGGCCCGAGCTGCGTCTGGTGGCGGCGTCGGCGACGACGGACGCCGAGGGCTGGGCGCGGCTGCTCGGTGACGCGCCCGTGGTCGAGGCGCACGGCGTGTCCCATCCGGTCGAGACGGTGTGGGCGCCGCCGGCCGGGACCGTGCGTCCGCCGCACGGGATGCGGGTGGACCCGGCCCTGCTGACCCATGTGGCGGCCGTGGTGCGCCGGGCTCTCGCCGAGCGGGACGGCGACGTGCTGTGCTTCCTGCCCGGCGTCGGCGAGATCGGCCGCGTGGCCGGACGGCTCGCGGGTGTGGACGCCGAGGTGCTCCAGGTCCACGGGCGTGCCCCGGCTGCCGTGCAGGACGCGGTGCTGGCCGGGTCCTCGGAGAGGCGCCGGGTCGTGCTGGCGACGTCCGTGGCCGAGTCGTCCCTGACGGTGCCCGGGGTGCGGGTCGTCGTGGACTCGGGCCTCGCCAGGGAGCCGCGTACGGACCACGCCCGGGGCCTGAGCGCCCTGACGACGGTACGGGCGTCCCGGGCGGCGGGCCGCCAGCGGGCGGGCCGCGCCGGCCGTGAGGCTCCGGGCGCGGTGTACCGCTGCTGGGAGGAGGCCGAGGACGGGCGGCTGGCCGCGTTCCCCTCCCCCGAGATCAAGGTGGCCGACCTCGCGGCGTTCGCCCTCCAGGCGGCGTGCTGGGGCGATCCGGACGCGTCCGGGCTCGCCCTCCTGGACCCTCCGCCGGCCGGCGCCATGGGCGCGGCACGGGAGGTCCTGGGCGCGGTCGGCGCGGTCGACGGCGCGGGGCGCGCGACGGCCCGGGGTGTGCGGATGTCCCGGCTCGGTCTGCATCCCCGGCTGGCCCGTGCCCTCCTGGACGGCGCGGACGAGGTCGGCGGACGCCGCGCGGCGGAGGTCGTGGCACTGCTGAGCGAGGAGCCGCCGCGCGAGTACGGCGACGACCTGGCGCACGCGCTGCGCACGGCCCGGCGCGGCGGCGACGGTTACGCGGCGCGCTGGCGGCAGGAGGTGCGGCGGCTCTCGCAGTCCCTCGGATCGCCGAAGAAGGACACGGCCGCAGGTCCGGACGACGCGGCCGCGGGGCTGGTGGCGGCCCTGGCGTTCCCCGAGCGGGTCGCACGGGCCAGGGGCGAGGGGACGTTCCTCATGGCGTCGGGGACAGGCGCGGAGCTCCGGGACGGCTCCCGGCTGCGCAGCGCGCCCTGGCTGGCGGTCGCGGTCGCGGACCGGCCCGCCCACGCGGCGTCCGCCCGGGTGCGGCTCGCGGCCGTCATCGACGAGGGCACGGCCCTGCTGGCCGCCGGGCACCTGCGGTTCTCCGGCGAGGAGGTCCGGTGGGCGGGCGGCGACGTGGTGGCGCGGTCCGTGGACCGTCTGGGCGCCGTCGAACTGTCGGTACGCGCGCTGCGCGGGCCCGCCCCCGGGCTGGTGCGCGGGGCGCTGCTGGAGGGGCTGCGCCGCGAGGGCCCGGGGCTGCTGCGGTGGACCAGGGACGGTGAGCAGCTGCGGCTGCGCCTCGCGTTCCTGCACCGGGTGCTGGGGGCGCCGTGGCCCGATGTGTCGGACGGCGCGCTGCTGGCCCGCGCCGACGAGTGGCTGGAGCCGGAGCTGTCACGGGCCGCCCGCCGCTCGGATCTGGCGCGGATCGACGCGGGCCAGGCGGTGCGGCGGCTGCTGCCGTGGGCGACGGGTGACGCCGGCCGCCTCGACGAGCTCGCCCCGGAGCGGATCCAGGTGCCGAGCGGCTCCCGGATCCGGGTGGAGTACGGCGGTGAGCAGCCGGTGCTCGCGGTGAAGCTCCAGGAGCTCTTCGGGCTGCGCGAGACGCCCCGGGTGGCGGGGGTGCCGGTCCTGGTGCACCTGCTGTCCCCGGCCGGGCGCCCGGCGGCGGTGACCGCGGACCTGGCGTCGTTCTGGCGGGAGGGCTACAAGGGCGTGCGCGCCGAGCTGCGGGGCCGTTATCCGAAGCATCCGTGGCCCGAGGACCCGACGACGACGGAGGCCACCCGTTTCACGTCGGCGCGGCTGCGCCGGGACTGA
- a CDS encoding lytic murein transglycosylase — protein MAAQFGRRLRRGATTTAVAAAAVAALAASQAPAAPQTDGGADDRTAAGATPSEDSAATGNSPYHTDLPPLTTPGKPGASVNLPVTGSAEAGIPASVLAAYKKAETELAGTDAACRLPWQLLAAIGKVESGQARGGKVDADGTTLSPILGPALNGQGFALIKDTDGGAYDSDATHDRAVGPMQFIPSTWATWGQDGNGDGRKDPNNIYDAALAAGRYLCAGTRDLSLAADLDRAVLSYNHSTEYLRTVRSWFDYYKRGTHEVPDGTGVLPAGTGGGTSSPSPTPTPPGTGTPSPGPTPPGHSPDPTPPATPKPPKPPTTPPTKPPTPPATLGSLENAGTGTLTATAGEAFAERVKVRARSTTGTPFAKAPVTFAVAGDTDTRFAGGKSTVTVTTGSDGTAVAPALTAGEKTGSFRVTAVAGTAKLRTLTYTASVTARVADTLARTDDKVLTAAPGGEFADPVTVRAAYKGTGVADTAVTATMITDAEKPAENDKGPYFKDADGKAVRTLDLTTGADGLLELPKIYADETAGTYTLRLTTASGATLTVELKVEAPAA, from the coding sequence ATGGCAGCGCAATTCGGCCGCAGGCTGCGCAGAGGAGCCACCACCACAGCGGTGGCGGCTGCCGCCGTGGCGGCCCTCGCCGCATCGCAGGCTCCCGCCGCACCGCAGACCGACGGCGGAGCCGACGACCGGACGGCGGCCGGCGCGACCCCGTCCGAGGACAGTGCGGCCACGGGCAACTCGCCCTACCACACGGACCTTCCGCCGCTCACCACGCCCGGCAAGCCCGGCGCCTCGGTGAACCTGCCCGTGACCGGCAGCGCCGAAGCGGGCATACCCGCGTCCGTCCTGGCCGCGTACAAGAAGGCCGAGACGGAGCTCGCGGGCACCGACGCCGCATGCCGTCTGCCGTGGCAGCTCCTCGCCGCGATCGGCAAGGTCGAGTCGGGCCAGGCCCGCGGCGGCAAGGTCGACGCGGACGGCACCACTCTCTCCCCGATCCTCGGCCCGGCTCTCAACGGCCAGGGCTTCGCACTGATCAAGGACACCGACGGCGGGGCGTACGACAGCGACGCGACCCATGACCGCGCGGTCGGCCCGATGCAGTTCATCCCGTCCACCTGGGCCACCTGGGGCCAGGACGGCAACGGTGACGGACGCAAGGACCCCAACAACATCTACGACGCGGCGCTGGCCGCCGGCCGCTACCTCTGCGCCGGCACCCGTGACCTGTCGCTCGCCGCGGACCTCGACCGGGCGGTGCTGAGCTACAACCACTCCACGGAGTACCTGCGCACGGTGCGCTCCTGGTTCGACTACTACAAGCGCGGCACGCACGAGGTCCCGGACGGTACGGGCGTCCTCCCGGCGGGCACGGGCGGCGGCACGTCCTCCCCGTCGCCCACGCCGACCCCTCCCGGCACCGGCACGCCGAGCCCCGGTCCGACACCGCCCGGCCACAGCCCCGACCCCACGCCTCCTGCCACCCCGAAGCCGCCGAAGCCTCCGACCACGCCTCCGACGAAGCCGCCCACGCCGCCCGCGACGCTCGGCAGTCTCGAGAACGCCGGGACCGGCACCCTCACCGCCACGGCGGGCGAGGCGTTCGCCGAGCGCGTCAAGGTCCGTGCGAGGAGCACGACCGGTACCCCGTTCGCCAAGGCCCCGGTCACCTTCGCCGTCGCCGGCGACACGGACACCCGCTTCGCCGGCGGGAAGAGCACCGTGACCGTGACCACCGGCTCCGACGGCACCGCCGTCGCCCCCGCCCTGACCGCCGGTGAGAAGACGGGCTCCTTCAGGGTGACGGCCGTGGCCGGCACCGCCAAGCTGCGCACCCTCACCTACACGGCGAGCGTCACCGCACGGGTGGCGGACACCCTCGCCCGCACCGACGACAAGGTGCTGACGGCCGCCCCCGGCGGAGAGTTCGCCGACCCGGTCACGGTCAGGGCGGCGTACAAGGGCACGGGGGTGGCGGACACCGCCGTCACCGCCACGATGATCACCGACGCGGAGAAGCCCGCCGAGAACGACAAGGGTCCGTACTTCAAGGACGCCGACGGCAAGGCCGTCCGCACCCTGGACCTGACGACCGGCGCCGACGGGCTGCTCGAACTCCCGAAGATCTACGCCGACGAGACGGCGGGCACCTACACGCTGCGGCTCACCACCGCGAGCGGCGCCACGCTGACCGTCGAGCTGAAGGTCGAGGCACCCGCGGCCTGA
- the polA gene encoding DNA polymerase I, with the protein MAETASKKTADNRPRLLLMDGHSLAYRAFFALPAENFTTATGQPTNAVYGFMSMLANTLRDEAPTHFAVAFDVSRKTWRATEFPEYKANRSKTPDEFKGQVELIGELLDAMHADRFAVDGFEADDVIATLATQAEAAGFEVLIVTGDRDSFQLITDNVTVLYPTKGVSELTRFTPEKVEEKYGLTPAQYPDFAALRGDPSDNLPGIPGVGEKTAAKWINQFGSFAELVERADEVKGKAGQNFRDHLDAVKMNRVLTEMVRDVELPKVPAELERAPYDRTAVTGVLDVLEIRNPSLRERLLAVDPGAEEAGPPEPLAGIELDGAVLGSGEVAPWLEAHGGQPLGVMTVDTWSLGTGTVTEVALAAADGAAAWLDPAELDEADEQALAAWLADPARPKVLHNAKNALRVFPEQGWRLEGITMDTALAAYLVKPGRRSFALDALAVEYLGRELAPAPASDGQLAFGADDRAEADALMAQARAVLDLGDAFTARLKEVGATELLYDMELPTSIMLARLERHGIAADRAHLEGMEQQFAGAVQQAVKEAYAAVGREFNLGSPKQLQEVLFGELALPKTKKTKTGYTTDADALAWLAAQTEHELPVIMLRHREQAKLRVTVEGLVKTIGADGRIHTTFNQTVAATGRLSSTDPNLQNIPVRTDEGRAIRRGFVVGEGFETLMTADYSQIELRVMAHLSEDAGLIEAFTSGEDLHTTVASQVFGVEKTAVDAEMRRKIKAMSYGLAYGLSAFGLSQQLNIEAGEARGLMDTYFLRFGGVRDYLHRVVEEARSTGYTETILGRRRYLPDLNSDNRQRREAAERMALNAPIQGTAADIVKVAMLKVDRALAEAELTSRMLLQVHDEIVLEIAEGERKQVEEILRREMSTAVELRAPLDVSVGVGKDWETAAH; encoded by the coding sequence GTGGCTGAGACGGCATCGAAGAAGACGGCAGACAACCGACCGCGCCTGCTCCTGATGGACGGGCACTCCCTGGCGTACCGGGCGTTCTTCGCCCTGCCCGCGGAGAATTTCACGACGGCGACGGGGCAGCCGACGAATGCCGTGTACGGCTTCATGTCGATGCTGGCGAACACGCTGCGCGACGAGGCGCCCACGCATTTCGCGGTCGCGTTCGACGTGTCGCGCAAGACGTGGCGCGCGACGGAGTTCCCTGAGTACAAGGCGAACCGCTCCAAGACCCCCGACGAGTTCAAGGGGCAGGTCGAGCTGATCGGCGAGCTGCTGGACGCGATGCACGCGGACCGGTTCGCGGTGGACGGCTTCGAGGCGGACGACGTCATCGCGACGCTGGCGACGCAGGCCGAGGCGGCGGGCTTCGAGGTGCTGATCGTCACCGGTGACCGGGATTCGTTCCAGCTGATCACGGACAACGTGACGGTGCTCTACCCGACGAAGGGCGTCTCGGAGCTGACGCGCTTCACCCCGGAGAAGGTCGAGGAGAAGTACGGCCTCACCCCGGCCCAGTACCCGGACTTCGCGGCGCTGCGGGGTGACCCGTCGGACAACCTCCCGGGCATCCCCGGTGTGGGGGAGAAGACGGCGGCGAAGTGGATCAACCAGTTCGGTTCGTTCGCGGAGCTGGTCGAGCGGGCCGACGAGGTCAAGGGCAAGGCCGGCCAGAACTTCCGGGACCACCTGGACGCGGTGAAGATGAACCGTGTGCTGACCGAGATGGTCCGTGACGTGGAGCTGCCCAAGGTCCCGGCCGAGCTGGAGCGCGCCCCGTACGACCGCACGGCCGTCACCGGCGTGCTGGACGTCCTGGAGATCCGTAACCCGAGCCTGCGCGAGCGGCTGCTCGCCGTGGACCCGGGGGCGGAGGAGGCCGGCCCGCCGGAGCCCCTGGCCGGGATCGAGCTGGACGGTGCGGTGCTGGGGTCGGGCGAGGTCGCCCCGTGGCTGGAGGCCCACGGCGGGCAGCCGCTCGGTGTGATGACCGTCGACACGTGGTCGCTGGGCACGGGCACGGTCACCGAGGTCGCGCTCGCCGCCGCCGACGGGGCCGCCGCCTGGCTGGACCCGGCCGAGCTCGACGAGGCCGACGAGCAGGCCCTGGCGGCCTGGCTCGCGGACCCGGCGCGGCCCAAGGTACTCCACAACGCCAAGAACGCCCTGCGGGTCTTCCCCGAGCAGGGCTGGCGGCTGGAGGGCATCACGATGGACACCGCGCTCGCCGCCTATCTCGTCAAGCCGGGCCGCCGTTCCTTCGCCCTGGACGCGCTGGCCGTGGAGTACCTCGGCCGGGAGCTGGCGCCCGCCCCGGCCTCCGACGGGCAGCTGGCCTTCGGCGCGGACGACCGCGCGGAGGCCGACGCGCTGATGGCGCAGGCCCGTGCCGTGCTGGACCTCGGGGACGCCTTCACGGCACGCCTGAAGGAGGTCGGTGCCACCGAGCTGCTGTACGACATGGAGCTGCCGACGTCGATCATGCTGGCCCGGCTGGAGCGGCACGGCATCGCCGCCGACCGGGCGCATCTGGAGGGCATGGAGCAGCAGTTCGCCGGTGCGGTGCAGCAGGCGGTGAAGGAGGCGTACGCCGCGGTGGGCCGTGAGTTCAACCTCGGCTCGCCCAAGCAGCTCCAGGAGGTCCTCTTCGGCGAGCTGGCCCTGCCGAAGACGAAGAAGACGAAGACGGGCTACACGACCGACGCGGACGCGCTGGCGTGGCTGGCCGCGCAGACCGAGCACGAGCTGCCGGTCATCATGCTGCGCCACCGTGAGCAGGCGAAGCTGCGGGTCACCGTCGAGGGTCTGGTCAAGACGATCGGTGCGGACGGCCGTATCCACACCACGTTCAACCAGACGGTCGCGGCGACGGGCCGGCTCTCGTCGACCGACCCCAACCTGCAGAACATCCCCGTCCGTACGGACGAGGGGCGGGCGATCCGCCGGGGCTTCGTCGTCGGCGAGGGCTTCGAGACGCTGATGACGGCCGACTACAGCCAGATCGAGCTGCGGGTGATGGCGCACCTCTCCGAGGACGCCGGTCTCATCGAGGCGTTCACCTCCGGGGAGGACCTGCACACGACGGTCGCCTCGCAGGTGTTCGGCGTGGAGAAGACGGCCGTCGACGCCGAGATGCGCCGCAAGATCAAGGCGATGTCGTACGGACTGGCCTACGGGCTCTCCGCGTTCGGCCTCTCCCAGCAGCTGAACATCGAGGCCGGCGAGGCGCGCGGCCTGATGGACACCTACTTCCTGCGGTTCGGCGGGGTGCGTGACTACCTCCACCGGGTCGTGGAGGAGGCCAGGTCCACCGGGTACACGGAGACGATCCTCGGCCGCCGCCGCTACCTCCCGGACCTCAACAGCGACAACCGCCAGCGGCGCGAGGCCGCCGAGCGGATGGCGCTCAACGCGCCGATCCAGGGGACGGCCGCCGACATCGTGAAGGTCGCGATGCTCAAGGTGGACCGTGCGCTGGCGGAGGCGGAGCTGACGTCACGCATGCTGCTCCAGGTCCACGACGAAATCGTCCTGGAGATCGCGGAGGGCGAGCGGAAGCAGGTCGAGGAGATCCTGCGCCGGGAGATGTCCACGGCGGTCGAGCTCCGTGCGCCGCTCGACGTCTCGGTCGGCGTCGGCAAGGACTGGGAGACGGCCGCCCACTAG
- the rpsA gene encoding 30S ribosomal protein S1, whose translation MTSSTETTATTPQVAVNDIGDADAFLAAIDETIKYFNDGDIVDGVIVKVDRDEVLLDIGYKTEGVIPSRELSIKHDVDPNEVVKVGDEIEALVLQKEDKEGRLILSKKRAQYERAWGTIEKIKEEDGIVTGTVIEVVKGGLILDIGLRGFLPASLVEMRRVRDLQPYVGKELEAKIIELDKNRNNVVLSRRAWLEQTQSEVRQTFLTTLQKGQVRSGVVSSIVNFGAFVDLGGVDGLVHVSELSWKHIDHPSEVVEVGQEVTVEVLDVDMDRERVSLSLKATQEDPWQQFARTHQIGQVVPGKVTKLVPFGAFVRVDEGIEGLVHISELAERHVEIPEQVVQVNDEIFVKVIDIDLERRRISLSLKQANEAFGGDPASVEFDPTLYGMAASYDDQGNYIYPEGFDPETNDWLEGFESQREVWETQYAEAQQRFEQHQAQVIKSREADEAAAAEGAAAPAGAAPAASGGSGGGGSYSSESADNSGALASDEALAALREKLAGGQS comes from the coding sequence ATGACGAGCAGCACCGAGACCACCGCCACCACTCCGCAGGTTGCGGTCAACGACATCGGCGACGCGGACGCGTTCCTCGCGGCGATCGACGAGACGATCAAGTACTTCAACGACGGCGACATCGTTGACGGAGTCATCGTCAAGGTTGACCGCGACGAGGTCCTCCTCGACATCGGTTACAAGACCGAAGGTGTCATCCCGAGCCGCGAGCTCTCGATCAAGCACGACGTCGACCCGAACGAGGTCGTCAAGGTCGGCGACGAGATCGAGGCCCTGGTTCTCCAGAAGGAGGACAAGGAAGGCCGCCTGATCCTCTCGAAGAAGCGCGCTCAGTACGAGCGTGCCTGGGGCACCATCGAGAAGATCAAGGAAGAAGACGGCATCGTCACCGGTACCGTCATCGAGGTCGTCAAGGGTGGTCTCATCCTCGACATCGGCCTCCGTGGCTTCCTCCCGGCGTCGCTCGTCGAGATGCGTCGCGTCCGCGACCTCCAGCCCTACGTGGGCAAGGAGCTCGAGGCCAAGATCATCGAGCTGGACAAGAACCGCAACAACGTGGTCCTGTCCCGCCGTGCCTGGCTCGAGCAGACCCAGTCCGAGGTCCGCCAGACGTTCCTCACGACCCTGCAGAAGGGTCAGGTCCGCTCCGGCGTCGTGTCCTCCATCGTCAACTTCGGTGCCTTCGTGGACCTGGGTGGCGTCGACGGTCTCGTGCACGTCTCCGAGCTGTCCTGGAAGCACATCGACCACCCCTCCGAGGTTGTCGAGGTCGGCCAGGAAGTCACCGTCGAGGTCCTCGACGTCGACATGGACCGCGAGCGCGTCTCGCTGTCGCTCAAGGCGACGCAGGAAGACCCGTGGCAGCAGTTCGCCCGTACGCACCAGATCGGGCAGGTCGTTCCCGGTAAGGTCACCAAGCTCGTTCCGTTCGGTGCGTTCGTGCGCGTCGACGAGGGCATCGAGGGTCTGGTCCACATCTCCGAGCTGGCCGAGCGCCACGTGGAGATCCCGGAGCAGGTCGTCCAGGTCAACGACGAGATCTTCGTCAAGGTCATCGACATCGACCTCGAGCGCCGTCGCATCAGCCTCTCGCTGAAGCAGGCCAACGAGGCCTTCGGCGGCGACCCGGCCTCGGTCGAGTTCGACCCGACCCTGTACGGCATGGCCGCGTCCTACGACGACCAGGGCAACTACATCTACCCCGAGGGCTTCGACCCCGAGACCAACGACTGGCTCGAGGGCTTCGAGTCGCAGCGTGAGGTCTGGGAGACGCAGTACGCCGAGGCGCAGCAGCGCTTCGAGCAGCACCAGGCCCAGGTCATCAAGTCCCGCGAGGCCGACGAGGCTGCCGCTGCCGAGGGCGCTGCCGCCCCGGCCGGCGCTGCCCCGGCTGCCTCCGGCGGCAGCGGTGGCGGCGGCTCGTACTCCTCGGAGTCCGCGGACAACTCCGGCGCCCTGGCGTCGGACGAGGCCCTGGCCGCCCTGCGCGAGAAGCTGGCCGGCGGCCAGAGCTGA
- a CDS encoding DUF4184 family protein: MPFTLSHAAAVLPGIRRSGAGRGPLVASALVAGSFAPDLTYYADTVVPGAMEFGEVTHAVWGVFTVDVLMTGALVALWLMLREPLVALLPGAARGRVHVFLRGRRREPGRPVLREAAWFVVSAVIGSGTHVVWDAFTHHDRWGTELIPVLGRGVGGHPVFQLVQYGSSAVALVVLGWFTYTALRHTGPVPAPECVPVLGRAERRCACAVLALCVVLGAVHRCARWYAYVGHIDTPLDIIPTACFGAGAGLAAGLVLYGVWMRLLRKPSGSRPPEGPRAADTARTRPAGR; encoded by the coding sequence ATGCCGTTCACGCTCAGCCATGCCGCAGCCGTGCTCCCGGGGATCCGCAGGTCAGGCGCGGGCCGCGGGCCGCTCGTCGCCTCCGCGCTCGTCGCGGGATCGTTCGCGCCCGACCTCACCTACTACGCCGACACGGTCGTCCCCGGGGCGATGGAGTTCGGCGAGGTGACACACGCCGTGTGGGGGGTGTTCACCGTGGACGTCCTCATGACCGGCGCCCTGGTGGCACTGTGGCTGATGCTGCGTGAACCGCTCGTCGCCCTGTTGCCCGGCGCGGCGCGGGGCCGCGTGCACGTCTTCCTGCGGGGACGGCGACGGGAGCCCGGGCGCCCCGTCCTGCGCGAGGCGGCGTGGTTCGTCGTGTCGGCCGTCATCGGCTCGGGCACCCACGTCGTGTGGGACGCCTTCACCCACCACGACCGGTGGGGCACGGAGCTGATCCCCGTCCTCGGCCGCGGCGTCGGCGGCCACCCCGTCTTCCAGCTCGTGCAGTACGGGAGTTCGGCCGTGGCGCTGGTGGTCCTGGGCTGGTTCACGTACACGGCTCTGCGGCACACCGGGCCGGTCCCGGCGCCCGAGTGCGTGCCGGTGCTGGGCCGTGCCGAACGCCGGTGCGCGTGCGCGGTCCTCGCCCTGTGCGTCGTGCTGGGTGCCGTCCACCGGTGCGCCCGCTGGTACGCCTATGTCGGGCACATCGACACGCCCCTCGACATCATCCCGACGGCGTGCTTCGGCGCCGGGGCGGGCCTGGCGGCGGGCCTCGTGCTGTACGGGGTGTGGATGCGGCTGCTGCGGAAGCCGTCGGGCTCCCGGCCGCCGGAGGGGCCCCGCGCGGCGGACACCGCACGGACCCGCCCTGCCGGCCGCTGA